One genomic region from bacterium encodes:
- a CDS encoding DegT/DnrJ/EryC1/StrS family aminotransferase, producing the protein MDKIPFLDLKAQYAQLRDEINPAIQEVLNSAAFASGPFVKTFEEEFAAFCHCAEAVGVGNGTDALWLALLALGIKPDDEVITVPNTFMATAEALSLCGARPVFIDINEQTYLMDPTRIEAAITSKTKAIIPVHLYGQMADMDSIMAIARRHGLWVVEDASQAHGAEYRGRPAGSIGNAGCFSFYPGKNLGAYGEAGAVVTNDPTLAQRIRLLREHGQPQKYIHSIIGWNCRMDGIQGAILSVKLKHLKTANEKRRQHAEHYESLFAGIPGIIRPVAASDAKHVYHIYTIRTRHRDELIQHMDRQGVTCGIHYPIPLHLQEAYRFLGWGEGSFPIAERCAREQLSLPMYPELTHDQISRVANGVTEWAATRNPLLLYESTPSLIHREPNPFKAA; encoded by the coding sequence ATGGATAAGATTCCGTTTCTTGACCTGAAGGCTCAATACGCACAATTACGCGATGAGATTAATCCCGCCATACAGGAGGTGCTGAATAGCGCGGCATTTGCCAGCGGCCCCTTCGTTAAAACGTTTGAAGAAGAATTTGCGGCATTCTGTCATTGCGCTGAAGCCGTAGGGGTGGGAAACGGGACGGATGCACTATGGCTGGCGTTGCTGGCCCTCGGCATCAAGCCTGATGACGAAGTGATCACCGTCCCCAACACCTTTATGGCCACCGCGGAAGCCCTCAGCCTGTGCGGGGCGCGTCCCGTGTTTATTGACATCAATGAACAAACCTACCTGATGGATCCAACCCGTATTGAAGCGGCGATCACCTCCAAAACCAAGGCGATTATTCCTGTTCATTTATACGGCCAGATGGCGGATATGGACTCCATCATGGCCATTGCCCGGCGACATGGGCTGTGGGTCGTTGAAGATGCCTCCCAGGCGCATGGCGCGGAATACCGGGGGCGCCCGGCCGGTTCTATCGGGAATGCCGGCTGCTTCAGCTTCTATCCTGGAAAAAACCTGGGAGCCTACGGGGAAGCAGGAGCGGTCGTAACCAATGACCCCACCCTCGCCCAGCGGATACGGTTGCTTCGTGAGCATGGCCAGCCTCAGAAATACATCCACAGCATCATTGGCTGGAACTGCCGCATGGACGGGATCCAGGGCGCGATCCTCAGCGTCAAACTCAAGCACCTCAAGACGGCCAATGAAAAACGACGGCAACATGCCGAGCATTATGAATCCTTGTTTGCCGGCATTCCGGGAATTATCCGCCCCGTTGCGGCGAGCGATGCCAAACATGTCTACCATATCTATACGATCCGGACACGCCACCGGGACGAATTGATCCAGCACATGGATCGACAGGGAGTGACCTGCGGGATCCATTATCCCATCCCGCTCCACCTGCAGGAAGCCTACCGGTTTCTGGGCTGGGGTGAAGGAAGTTTTCCGATTGCCGAACGGTGTGCACGCGAGCAACTCTCCCTGCCCATGTATCCGGAGTTAACTCACGATCAGATTTCCCGGGTGGCGAATGGGGTAACGGAATGGGCGGCAACCCGGAACCCGTTACTTCTGTATGAATCCACTCCCTCCTTAATCCACCGTGAGCCTAACCCCTTTAAAGCCGCTTAA